A window of Natranaerovirga pectinivora contains these coding sequences:
- a CDS encoding DUF2325 domain-containing protein, producing the protein MSIVIVGGHDRMHKEYKGIASKYGHKAKVYTQMPKGFNKMIGSPDGIILFTNAVSHNMVHIALKEAKKKNIPVVRCHNSSCVAMEEILKELQSVVRNDTALVAH; encoded by the coding sequence ATGAGTATAGTAATTGTAGGTGGGCATGATAGAATGCATAAGGAATATAAGGGTATAGCCTCTAAATATGGTCATAAGGCAAAAGTTTATACACAGATGCCAAAAGGCTTTAATAAAATGATTGGGAGTCCAGATGGCATTATATTGTTTACAAATGCAGTATCCCATAATATGGTACATATTGCATTAAAAGAGGCAAAAAAGAAAAATATTCCAGTTGTTCGCTGTCATAATAGTAGTTGTGTTGCTATGGAAGAAATTTTAAAAGAACTTCAAAGTGTTGTAAGAAATGATACAGCTTTAGTAGCTCATTAA
- a CDS encoding L-lactate MFS transporter yields MNGIKKGWLVTFAATGINLVLGMLYIWSIMNKNLVSNYNWSSTEASLPYSVCIVVFAFIMIFAGRLQDKKGPQLSALLGGFLLGTGLILSGLVIESPFLMVLTYGVMGGSGIGVCYAATTPPAVKWFPLNKKGLISGIVVGGVGFAAVYISPLTNWLLTLFPLSTTFMILGVGSLVIIWTLSIFLVNPPSDYNPYKSQTSKGTSSGLKQFDWNEMLKTLAFYKYWIIYTFAASAGLMLIGHISPIAVAQANWEKGFYLVVILALGNTGGRVMAGILSDKIGYTRSLQIVLIIQALNMFLFSQFVNTITLGIGTAIAGLGYGALFSIFPAIIADHYGTKNLGVNYGLLFTSFGVAGIIGPLLAGSILDATGAYTLSYILSGVLLLIATLLTLIKTSVNNKIPEQIAKLPQSS; encoded by the coding sequence ATGAATGGTATTAAAAAGGGTTGGCTTGTTACTTTTGCTGCTACAGGTATTAATTTGGTTTTAGGGATGCTTTATATTTGGAGTATTATGAACAAAAATTTGGTTTCTAACTATAACTGGTCTAGCACTGAAGCATCACTACCCTATTCTGTCTGTATCGTTGTTTTTGCTTTTATAATGATTTTTGCTGGTCGATTACAAGATAAAAAGGGGCCTCAACTTAGTGCATTGCTTGGTGGCTTTTTACTGGGTACAGGATTAATTCTTTCTGGATTAGTCATTGAAAGCCCCTTTCTAATGGTACTTACTTACGGCGTAATGGGTGGCTCAGGTATTGGTGTTTGTTATGCTGCAACTACACCACCAGCTGTAAAATGGTTTCCACTTAACAAAAAAGGGTTAATCTCTGGCATCGTTGTTGGCGGTGTCGGCTTTGCTGCTGTTTATATTTCTCCTCTTACCAATTGGTTATTGACGTTATTTCCATTATCTACAACATTTATGATTTTAGGTGTTGGCTCTTTAGTAATTATCTGGACACTTTCTATTTTTCTTGTTAATCCACCATCTGATTATAATCCATATAAATCACAAACTTCAAAAGGTACCTCCTCAGGTTTAAAACAATTTGATTGGAATGAGATGCTAAAAACCTTAGCTTTTTATAAATATTGGATTATTTATACCTTTGCCGCTTCTGCAGGTCTTATGCTCATTGGTCATATCTCTCCAATCGCAGTGGCACAAGCAAACTGGGAAAAAGGGTTTTATTTGGTCGTTATACTGGCATTAGGAAACACAGGGGGAAGAGTAATGGCAGGTATCCTCTCAGATAAGATTGGCTACACAAGATCCTTGCAAATAGTTTTAATCATTCAAGCTCTCAATATGTTCCTATTTAGTCAATTCGTCAATACAATTACTTTAGGCATAGGAACGGCCATTGCAGGGCTAGGCTATGGCGCTTTATTCTCTATCTTCCCAGCAATCATTGCTGACCACTATGGTACAAAAAACCTTGGTGTTAACTACGGACTACTCTTTACATCCTTCGGTGTTGCAGGAATCATAGGACCATTACTAGCAGGCTCCATACTAGACGCAACAGGCGCTTACACCTTATCCTATATTCTTTCAGGCGTATTACTATTAATCGCAACCTTACTGACACTCATCAAAACCAGTGTCAACAATAAAATACCTGAACAAATTGCTAAACTTCCACAATCATCATAA
- a CDS encoding metallophosphoesterase family protein, with product MKFAVIGDIHGNKFALESTLKDIKDKNVDFIVSTGDLVGYLPFPNEVIEMIKSNNIITIQGNHDEKIALGSKPTEESIGKMSESEIQGSASGVFTNLTITDENREYLKRLPKKMVIVAEALKVMLVHGSPRSNKEYMKEDSEILDLLAKESHADVIISGHTHLPYYKKVEDKHFINAGSTGKPKQGNANGVYVIVDIDHNEVTCDIVEVPYDVENMVAAIEGNDMISNELIDNLRKGY from the coding sequence ATGAAATTTGCAGTAATAGGTGATATACACGGTAACAAATTTGCTTTAGAAAGTACTTTAAAAGATATTAAAGATAAAAATGTAGATTTTATAGTTTCAACAGGAGATTTAGTAGGCTATCTGCCTTTCCCAAATGAAGTCATTGAGATGATTAAAAGTAATAATATTATTACCATTCAAGGGAATCATGATGAAAAGATTGCCTTGGGGTCAAAACCAACTGAAGAGAGTATTGGTAAAATGTCTGAAAGTGAAATTCAAGGAAGTGCTTCAGGTGTTTTTACGAATTTAACCATTACAGATGAGAATAGAGAATATTTAAAAAGATTGCCTAAAAAAATGGTTATAGTGGCAGAGGCATTGAAAGTAATGTTGGTTCATGGTAGCCCTAGAAGCAATAAAGAGTATATGAAGGAAGATTCTGAGATATTAGATCTTTTAGCAAAGGAAAGCCACGCAGATGTTATTATTAGTGGTCATACCCATTTGCCTTATTATAAAAAGGTGGAAGATAAGCATTTTATAAATGCGGGTTCTACAGGTAAGCCAAAGCAAGGCAATGCTAATGGGGTGTATGTTATTGTTGATATTGATCATAATGAGGTTACGTGTGACATTGTAGAAGTGCCTTATGATGTGGAAAATATGGTTGCTGCAATTGAAGGTAATGATATGATTTCTAATGAGTTGATTGATAATTTGAGAAAAGGATATTAG
- the arsA gene encoding arsenical pump-driving ATPase codes for MRKSFSISEMNLTKYLFYTGKGGVGKTSTACATAVNLADQGKKIMLVSTDPASNLQDVFETELNNKGVEIEAIPNLVVANFDPEEAAREYRESVISPYRGKLPDAVINNMEEQLSGSCTVEIAAFNEFSNFITDKKVQEKFDHIIFDTAPTGHTLRMLQLPSAWTNFISESSHGASCLGQLAGLEDKKEMYKKAVETLADGSKTTLVLVSRPENSPIKEAERASKELYEIGVKNQVLIINGVLTSHDDSLSKNIFNKQQMALETIPEHLKNIKTYEIPLRPYNVTGLENIRSFLTKDTIVYSDDQLDVDNIPALKDVIEDLYETDKKVIFTMGKGGVGKTTIAAAIALGLAKKGKKVHLTTTDPAAHLKFVLEEAEGITLSRIDEKEELEKYKKDVLSKASKTMSKEDLEYIEEDLRSPCTQEIAVFRAFAEIVDKSQNEVVVIDTAPTGHTLLLLDSTQSYHKEIERSQGDIPESIKKLLPTLRDHNETEVIIVTLAETTPVFEAKRLEDDLARAGISSKWWVINQSLYATNTTNEILKAKASNEINWINKVNDISDGNLAIIEWKPEEVKGEVLEEILK; via the coding sequence TTGAGAAAATCATTTAGTATAAGCGAAATGAATCTAACAAAATATTTGTTTTATACAGGTAAGGGTGGTGTAGGTAAAACATCAACTGCTTGTGCTACAGCTGTCAATTTAGCTGACCAAGGCAAAAAGATTATGCTTGTAAGTACGGACCCTGCTTCTAATTTACAAGATGTATTTGAAACAGAGCTTAATAATAAAGGGGTTGAAATAGAAGCTATCCCAAATTTGGTAGTTGCTAACTTTGATCCAGAAGAAGCAGCAAGAGAATATAGAGAAAGTGTTATTTCGCCTTATCGTGGTAAGTTGCCAGATGCAGTAATCAATAATATGGAAGAACAACTTTCTGGTTCTTGTACTGTTGAAATAGCAGCTTTCAATGAATTTTCAAATTTTATCACTGATAAAAAAGTGCAAGAAAAATTTGACCATATCATATTTGATACAGCGCCTACGGGACATACATTAAGAATGCTACAATTGCCATCTGCATGGACGAATTTTATTAGCGAAAGCAGTCATGGTGCATCTTGTTTAGGCCAATTAGCAGGATTAGAAGACAAAAAAGAAATGTATAAAAAGGCTGTAGAAACATTAGCTGATGGTTCTAAAACAACTTTGGTTCTTGTGTCTAGACCAGAGAATTCACCAATAAAAGAAGCAGAAAGAGCATCAAAAGAATTATATGAGATAGGCGTTAAAAACCAAGTTCTCATTATAAATGGGGTTTTAACATCCCATGACGATAGCTTATCTAAAAATATTTTTAATAAACAACAAATGGCATTAGAAACGATACCAGAGCATCTTAAAAATATAAAAACCTATGAAATACCATTAAGACCTTACAATGTGACTGGTTTAGAGAATATCAGATCATTTTTAACGAAAGATACAATTGTATATAGTGATGATCAATTAGATGTTGATAATATACCAGCATTAAAAGATGTTATTGAAGATTTATATGAGACAGATAAAAAAGTAATTTTTACAATGGGTAAAGGTGGCGTAGGAAAAACAACTATAGCCGCTGCCATTGCTTTAGGTTTAGCCAAAAAGGGTAAGAAAGTACATTTAACAACTACGGATCCAGCTGCACATCTTAAATTCGTTCTTGAAGAAGCAGAAGGTATCACTTTAAGTCGTATTGATGAAAAAGAAGAATTGGAAAAATACAAAAAAGATGTTTTAAGTAAAGCAAGTAAAACAATGAGTAAAGAAGATTTAGAGTATATAGAAGAAGATTTAAGATCTCCTTGTACTCAAGAAATAGCTGTTTTTAGGGCTTTTGCTGAAATTGTAGATAAATCTCAAAATGAAGTTGTTGTCATTGATACTGCACCAACGGGTCATACTTTATTGTTACTAGACTCTACTCAAAGCTATCATAAAGAGATAGAACGCTCTCAAGGAGATATTCCAGAATCTATTAAAAAATTACTTCCCACTTTAAGGGATCACAATGAAACGGAAGTTATCATAGTAACCCTTGCTGAAACCACGCCAGTTTTTGAAGCTAAAAGATTAGAAGATGATTTAGCAAGAGCAGGCATTAGTAGTAAGTGGTGGGTAATCAATCAAAGTTTATATGCAACAAATACTACTAATGAAATTCTTAAGGCAAAAGCTAGTAATGAAATTAACTGGATTAATAAAGTGAATGACATATCAGATGGAAATCTTGCCATTATAGAATGGAAACCAGAAGAAGTAAAAGGCGAAGTACTAGAAGAAATCTTAAAGTAA
- the arsD gene encoding arsenite efflux transporter metallochaperone ArsD — translation MKKISIFDPAMCCSTGVCGPSVDSELLRVSTVINNLDKKGIKVERNGLSTNPEIFITNKTVNDLLNKEGIDVLPITLVDGEVVKTKEYLTNVEFSKILDIPVDQLQGQVEESCCDDEECCDDDDSCGCGCGCDDEDDDPGCSCGDGCC, via the coding sequence ATGAAAAAAATAAGTATTTTTGATCCAGCAATGTGTTGTTCAACAGGTGTATGTGGTCCTTCAGTGGATTCGGAGTTATTAAGAGTTTCTACAGTTATTAATAATTTAGATAAAAAAGGCATTAAAGTAGAAAGAAATGGTCTTAGTACCAATCCAGAAATATTTATTACCAATAAAACCGTAAATGATTTATTAAACAAAGAAGGTATAGATGTTCTTCCAATTACTTTAGTTGATGGTGAAGTGGTTAAAACAAAGGAATACTTAACCAATGTAGAATTTTCAAAAATTTTAGATATACCAGTGGATCAATTACAAGGGCAAGTTGAAGAAAGTTGCTGTGATGATGAAGAGTGTTGTGACGACGATGATAGTTGTGGATGTGGATGTGGTTGTGATGATGAAGATGATGACCCAGGATGTTCTTGCGGAGATGGATGTTGTTAG
- a CDS encoding ArsR/SmtB family transcription factor — protein sequence MEKDYTINAKIFKALSDTNRLKIIDILSCGEKCACDILQEFDFTQPTLSHHMKVLMECGLVKCRKDGLWCHYSLDHTNANKLVLFLMNTITNTEDCICKDECQCK from the coding sequence ATGGAAAAAGATTATACAATAAATGCTAAGATATTTAAGGCATTATCTGATACAAATAGACTAAAAATAATTGATATATTATCTTGTGGCGAAAAATGCGCTTGTGATATTTTACAAGAGTTTGATTTTACACAACCTACATTATCTCACCATATGAAAGTTCTTATGGAATGTGGGTTAGTGAAATGTAGAAAGGATGGTTTATGGTGTCATTATTCACTAGATCATACCAATGCCAATAAACTGGTGTTGTTTTTAATGAATACCATAACCAATACAGAGGATTGTATCTGTAAAGATGAATGTCAATGTAAATAA
- a CDS encoding ABC transporter permease, whose translation MSRLRALMIYQFKLQIREYLNIFFIVAFPVLMYLFFSNMLEGELFYDGSFDAVYFLLPAYIPIVITNTIVLVFGQMLVSHKEHNFFIKYKLMGYKPVQVAGTLFVAVLIFQFIGIMALIVTAVITTGVTLPYNNLINVIIIILIINIFQFALAFFLSSVFNKSSIYQSVALIVFYIQMFLGGMALPPEMFPERIKTLAEIFNPIIHGLYVMRGVWISGKSIFEFPMEIILLLGVSIVLFLLGTKMFKWYDLQS comes from the coding sequence ATGAGTAGATTAAGAGCTTTAATGATATATCAATTTAAATTACAAATAAGAGAGTATTTAAATATATTTTTTATTGTGGCATTTCCAGTTCTAATGTATTTGTTCTTTAGCAATATGTTAGAAGGAGAATTGTTTTATGATGGGAGTTTTGATGCAGTTTATTTTTTATTACCTGCGTATATCCCAATTGTTATCACCAACACCATTGTATTGGTTTTTGGTCAAATGCTTGTAAGTCATAAAGAGCATAACTTTTTTATAAAATATAAATTAATGGGGTATAAACCCGTTCAAGTAGCAGGAACACTATTTGTAGCTGTATTAATATTTCAATTTATAGGTATAATGGCTCTAATCGTTACTGCTGTTATAACAACAGGTGTGACCTTGCCCTATAACAATCTTATCAATGTTATTATTATAATTCTAATAATAAATATATTTCAGTTTGCGCTTGCTTTCTTTTTAAGTAGTGTCTTTAACAAAAGCAGTATTTATCAATCAGTTGCATTAATAGTATTTTATATTCAAATGTTCTTAGGTGGTATGGCTTTACCTCCTGAAATGTTTCCAGAAAGAATAAAAACCTTAGCTGAAATATTTAATCCAATCATTCATGGCTTATATGTTATGAGAGGGGTTTGGATTTCAGGAAAAAGCATCTTCGAATTTCCTATGGAAATAATTCTTTTATTAGGCGTTAGCATTGTTTTATTTTTATTAGGGACAAAAATGTTTAAGTGGTATGATTTACAGAGTTAG
- a CDS encoding ABC transporter ATP-binding protein, translating to MIKEMIKVRGLTKRFKDKVALDNISFDVNMGEIIGIVGHNGAGKSTLINSMVDIYKPDAGAVEFVFDHKSLYDHIGVQMQKSFYESKAKVIDLCKLYKKLTNSDVDIDLMLEEYELIEEKNNYVKFLSGGKAQRLSILLTLIHQPEVVFLDELTSGLDPVARRKVWEVLKEINQKKNVTIILTSHFLDEIEYLADRIIILDKGKMAYMGGVSAAIEQYSNGEKIIEFQIKDDKASFKLMKYNAITLTDGRYQIRTREEEKVLTELINEVGINNLVVKSPTLEDVFLRIAGYKLDEEGRIVHE from the coding sequence ATGATTAAAGAGATGATTAAAGTTCGTGGACTAACCAAGAGATTTAAAGACAAAGTTGCTTTAGATAATATTTCTTTTGATGTGAATATGGGAGAGATTATTGGGATTGTAGGACATAATGGTGCAGGAAAGAGCACTTTAATAAATTCAATGGTTGATATTTATAAGCCAGATGCAGGGGCTGTTGAATTTGTTTTTGATCACAAAAGTTTGTATGACCATATTGGGGTACAGATGCAAAAGAGTTTTTATGAAAGCAAAGCTAAAGTGATTGATCTTTGTAAATTATATAAAAAGTTAACCAATAGTGATGTGGATATTGATTTAATGTTAGAGGAATATGAGTTGATAGAAGAAAAAAACAATTATGTAAAGTTTTTATCAGGAGGTAAGGCCCAGAGGCTTTCTATATTATTAACTTTAATTCATCAACCAGAAGTTGTCTTTTTAGATGAACTTACTTCAGGGCTAGATCCTGTTGCTAGGAGAAAGGTTTGGGAAGTATTAAAAGAAATCAATCAAAAGAAAAATGTAACCATTATACTAACCAGTCATTTTTTAGATGAAATAGAGTATTTAGCAGATCGAATTATTATTTTAGATAAAGGTAAAATGGCATATATGGGCGGTGTTAGTGCTGCAATAGAGCAATATTCTAATGGTGAAAAGATCATAGAGTTTCAAATTAAGGATGATAAAGCCAGCTTTAAATTAATGAAATACAATGCCATTACATTAACAGATGGAAGATATCAAATTAGAACGAGAGAGGAAGAAAAAGTTCTAACTGAATTGATTAATGAGGTAGGCATTAACAATTTAGTGGTTAAATCTCCAACTTTAGAAGATGTTTTTTTAAGAATTGCAGGGTATAAATTAGATGAAGAAGGGAGAATTGTCCATGAGTAG
- a CDS encoding LytR/AlgR family response regulator transcription factor, with protein sequence MINVLICDDDQYTVKVLKKVIEENPQVKEIHMAKDGEEALSIVKKNDIDVAFLDIDMPIMDGLEAAKLMMSFNSDIKIIFVTAFQDYAFNSYEMRAYDYILKPIDFSRVSENVERIIQESHSDKFEASLKDNDILMIKEKQDYIFVNMAEINYIEKDNKDLLVHTYDKSYTTRSNLGEIESKLPKNFFRTHKSYIVNLKNVSKIEPYGDSSYIIYFKETDESKNALITKDKIHLLKG encoded by the coding sequence TTGATTAATGTTTTGATTTGTGATGATGACCAATATACAGTTAAAGTGTTAAAAAAAGTCATAGAAGAAAATCCACAAGTAAAAGAGATACATATGGCGAAAGATGGAGAGGAAGCCCTTTCTATTGTGAAGAAAAACGATATTGATGTGGCCTTTTTAGATATCGATATGCCTATTATGGATGGCTTGGAAGCTGCCAAACTTATGATGTCTTTTAATAGTGATATTAAGATTATTTTTGTAACAGCCTTCCAAGATTATGCTTTTAACTCTTATGAGATGAGAGCTTATGATTATATTTTAAAACCTATTGATTTTTCTAGAGTAAGTGAAAATGTGGAGAGAATCATTCAAGAATCCCATAGTGATAAATTTGAAGCTTCGTTAAAAGACAATGATATATTAATGATTAAGGAGAAGCAGGATTATATTTTTGTTAATATGGCAGAAATCAATTATATTGAAAAGGATAATAAAGATCTTCTTGTTCATACCTATGACAAGAGTTATACAACCCGTTCTAATCTAGGAGAGATTGAAAGTAAGCTTCCTAAGAATTTCTTTAGAACCCATAAGTCTTATATTGTGAATTTGAAAAATGTGAGTAAAATTGAACCTTATGGAGATTCTTCTTACATTATTTATTTTAAAGAAACGGATGAGAGTAAGAATGCTCTTATTACTAAGGATAAAATTCATTTGTTAAAGGGTTAG
- a CDS encoding sensor histidine kinase, translating to MKRLSEIFKFSKKDKELAMIKSDLKNTEALIDLLRQQGHDHINHIQTVTSMLILEEVEVAKEYLQGIANNYRFTGHFLRLGNPSLTALVNTKKELANQKGIEFIVEKYCRVNLKNITPWDIASIIGNLLENAIEYILTHNHLPQRIYFHLEHREKLDGYIFKITNPYEENGENVDDFFTQGVSTKASSGRGYGLSIVKDLVEQYKGKIQVYKNGDNITFEVELRD from the coding sequence ATGAAAAGGTTAAGTGAGATATTTAAGTTCTCTAAAAAGGATAAAGAACTTGCAATGATTAAATCAGACCTAAAAAATACAGAAGCTTTAATAGATCTTTTGCGTCAACAAGGTCATGATCACATCAATCATATTCAGACAGTAACGTCAATGTTAATCTTAGAAGAGGTTGAAGTGGCAAAAGAGTATCTTCAAGGCATAGCAAATAATTATCGTTTTACTGGACATTTTTTACGTCTTGGGAACCCAAGTTTAACAGCCTTAGTCAATACAAAAAAAGAACTGGCCAATCAAAAAGGGATAGAATTTATTGTAGAAAAATATTGTAGAGTGAATCTAAAAAATATAACACCTTGGGATATTGCTAGTATTATAGGAAATTTATTAGAAAATGCAATAGAATATATTCTTACCCACAATCACTTACCACAAAGAATTTACTTTCACTTAGAGCATAGGGAAAAATTAGATGGATATATTTTTAAAATTACTAACCCCTATGAAGAAAACGGAGAAAACGTGGATGATTTTTTCACTCAAGGGGTTTCTACAAAAGCCTCGAGTGGGAGGGGATATGGTCTTAGTATTGTCAAAGACTTAGTAGAACAATACAAAGGAAAAATTCAAGTTTATAAAAATGGAGACAATATAACTTTTGAAGTAGAATTGAGGGATTAA
- a CDS encoding YidC/Oxa1 family membrane protein insertase has protein sequence MNTIMNILQNLIAFINLSIGDVGLTIVLITLFIKIILMPLSIKQKNSMDSQKEMATEMNRLKEKYKDQKEILDRELYKLSGQYASGMMGCFLSFIQLPIMLSLYRAIISMPMEIPTTLLLPWISDLKSPDTYFIIPVIACIIQLLPNVFGHIKIFKDIPLPKSNKSMLMITLLINGIFVSQVPVIIGIYFITSGLYTFFEQLIYYSTKVKKTR, from the coding sequence ATGAACACTATAATGAATATATTACAAAATCTAATTGCTTTTATCAATCTATCAATTGGTGATGTTGGACTAACAATTGTGTTAATCACTTTATTTATAAAAATTATTTTAATGCCACTTTCTATCAAACAAAAAAACAGCATGGATTCTCAAAAAGAAATGGCTACTGAGATGAATCGACTCAAAGAAAAATATAAGGATCAAAAAGAAATACTTGATCGAGAATTGTACAAATTAAGCGGTCAATATGCAAGTGGTATGATGGGGTGTTTTTTGTCCTTTATACAATTGCCAATAATGTTATCTCTTTATAGAGCCATTATTAGTATGCCTATGGAGATTCCGACAACTCTTTTATTACCTTGGATTAGTGATTTAAAAAGCCCTGATACTTATTTCATTATACCAGTTATAGCTTGTATCATCCAACTGTTACCCAATGTGTTCGGTCATATTAAAATATTTAAAGATATTCCATTACCAAAATCAAATAAATCTATGCTTATGATCACACTATTAATAAACGGTATTTTTGTGTCCCAGGTTCCTGTTATAATCGGTATCTACTTTATAACATCTGGCCTTTATACTTTTTTTGAACAATTGATTTATTACTCTACTAAAGTAAAAAAGACTAGGTAA